A genomic window from Nocardioides sp. BP30 includes:
- the hisF gene encoding imidazole glycerol phosphate synthase subunit HisF, protein MSLAVRVIPCLDVDAGRVVKGVNFQALRDAGDPVELARAYDAEGADELTFLDISASADGRATTMEVVSRVAEEVFIPLTVGGGVRAVADVDRLLRAGADKVGVNTAAIARPELIAEIADRFGNQVLVLSVDARRAPGTASGFEVTTHGGRQSTGIDAVEWAVRAAALGAGEILLNSMDADGTQDGFDLAMIAAVRAEVSIPVIASGGAGAADHFAPAVGAGADAVLAASVFHFGTLRIGEVKAALSDAGLPVR, encoded by the coding sequence ATGAGCCTCGCCGTACGGGTGATCCCGTGCCTGGACGTCGACGCCGGTCGGGTGGTCAAGGGCGTGAACTTCCAGGCGCTGCGCGATGCGGGTGACCCGGTGGAGCTGGCCCGGGCCTATGACGCGGAGGGCGCCGACGAGCTGACCTTCCTGGACATCTCCGCCTCGGCGGACGGCCGGGCCACGACGATGGAGGTGGTCTCGCGCGTGGCCGAGGAGGTCTTCATCCCGCTGACCGTCGGAGGCGGCGTCCGCGCCGTGGCCGATGTCGACCGGCTGCTGCGGGCGGGGGCCGACAAGGTCGGCGTCAACACCGCCGCCATCGCGCGTCCGGAGCTGATCGCGGAGATCGCCGACCGGTTCGGCAACCAGGTGCTGGTGCTCTCGGTCGACGCGCGCCGGGCGCCGGGTACGGCGTCGGGCTTCGAGGTGACCACCCACGGTGGCCGGCAGTCCACCGGGATCGACGCGGTGGAGTGGGCCGTGCGTGCCGCCGCGCTCGGGGCCGGGGAGATCCTGCTCAACTCGATGGATGCCGACGGCACGCAGGACGGCTTCGACCTGGCGATGATCGCAGCGGTGCGTGCCGAGGTCTCGATCCCGGTGATCGCGTCGGGCGGGGCGGGCGCTGCGGACCACTTCGCGCCGGCGGTCGGTGCCGGCGCCGACGCGGTGCTCGCGGCATCGGTCTTCCACTTCGGAACGCTGCGGATCGGCGAGGTGAAGGCGGCCCTGTCGGACGCCGGGCTGCCGGTGCGCTGA
- a CDS encoding dihydrofolate reductase family protein, with protein MTRFVYATATSLDGFLADADNSLDWLFAVDGGEDSIAGLSAFVEGVTVMVEGSTTYRWVVEHEDLMAAPRRWQEFYGEKVTFVFSSRTDLPLVPGADIRVLSGPVEAHAELLRDAAAGKDVWIVGGGDLAGQFWEAGLLDEIMLSVAAVTLGSGAPLLPRRIESSRLRLFGVKQVGQFAELRYAVRSRG; from the coding sequence ATGACCCGGTTCGTCTACGCCACCGCCACCTCGCTCGACGGCTTCCTCGCCGATGCCGACAACTCGTTGGACTGGTTGTTCGCCGTCGACGGCGGCGAGGACTCCATCGCAGGTCTGTCGGCCTTCGTGGAAGGCGTCACGGTGATGGTCGAGGGATCCACGACCTACCGCTGGGTGGTCGAGCACGAGGACCTGATGGCCGCGCCGAGGAGGTGGCAGGAGTTCTACGGCGAGAAGGTGACCTTCGTCTTCTCCTCGCGGACCGATCTGCCGCTGGTGCCCGGCGCCGACATCCGCGTGCTGAGCGGGCCGGTGGAGGCACACGCGGAGCTCCTGCGGGATGCGGCTGCAGGCAAGGACGTCTGGATCGTCGGCGGCGGAGACCTGGCCGGTCAGTTCTGGGAGGCCGGCCTGCTCGACGAGATCATGCTGTCGGTCGCGGCTGTCACGCTGGGCTCGGGCGCACCGCTCCTACCGCGCCGGATCGAGTCGTCGCGGCTCCGCCTGTTCGGCGTGAAGCAGGTCGGGCAGTTCGCCGAGCTGCGCTACGCCGTACGGTCGCGGGGCTGA
- a CDS encoding DUF6318 family protein produces the protein MRRVLAAAIFVVLLAGCGNKAPEAPPRRAPSATTTPTASSATSSAAVTVPVMPEVARSHTEAGAKAFVVYYWHVVDYVQQTLNTAPIEVISATTCAGCQAGIEAMRKLARRHSHLTGGAETVSSLRSEAVIPNHSVLVAFNLTNEPQRVDTPGKKTVLHPGGTTNKLMSLLPREDGWIAGELRSQP, from the coding sequence ATGCGTCGCGTTCTTGCCGCCGCCATATTCGTCGTGCTGCTTGCCGGCTGCGGCAACAAGGCCCCTGAGGCGCCACCCAGACGAGCGCCCAGCGCGACCACCACGCCCACGGCGTCGAGCGCAACGTCGAGCGCGGCGGTCACGGTGCCGGTCATGCCGGAGGTGGCGAGATCACACACCGAGGCCGGGGCAAAGGCGTTCGTCGTGTACTACTGGCACGTCGTTGACTATGTCCAGCAGACACTTAATACGGCGCCGATCGAAGTCATCTCCGCCACAACTTGCGCGGGTTGCCAGGCAGGGATCGAGGCGATGCGCAAGCTCGCGCGCCGCCATTCGCACCTGACAGGCGGTGCCGAGACGGTCTCTTCTCTGCGCTCAGAGGCGGTGATCCCGAATCACTCGGTGCTGGTCGCCTTCAATCTGACGAACGAGCCGCAACGCGTCGATACCCCGGGCAAGAAGACCGTCTTACATCCCGGCGGGACCACAAATAAACTCATGTCGCTGCTCCCGCGCGAGGACGGCTGGATCGCCGGAGAGTTGCGGAGTCAACCATGA
- a CDS encoding 4a-hydroxytetrahydrobiopterin dehydratase: MSDRAQTPDPRRTLRERDLVGAELADWRMLIDRLHASFDTGDFATGVRLVDAIALAAEEAAHHPDLDLSYGRLDVRLFSHDAGGVTVRDVELARAISELAATAGATSHPERTSVLELGLDSADEAQIRPFWAALLDYDPVQAWGELQLRDATGRRPTIWFQPTEPHEVPRQRWHLDLRIPPEVVQTRIAAAIEAGGELVDDSAAPAYWVLADPQGNRACLTTWEGREPA; encoded by the coding sequence GTGAGCGACAGGGCACAGACGCCGGACCCGAGGCGCACGCTGAGAGAGCGGGATCTGGTCGGCGCGGAGCTGGCCGACTGGCGGATGCTGATCGACCGGCTGCACGCCAGCTTCGACACCGGCGACTTCGCGACGGGAGTCAGGCTCGTCGACGCGATCGCGCTGGCCGCCGAGGAGGCGGCCCACCATCCCGACCTCGATCTCTCCTACGGACGCCTCGACGTCCGGCTGTTCAGCCACGACGCCGGTGGGGTCACCGTGCGTGACGTGGAGCTGGCCCGGGCCATCAGCGAGCTGGCCGCGACAGCGGGAGCCACGTCGCACCCCGAACGGACGAGCGTGCTCGAACTCGGCCTCGACTCGGCCGACGAGGCGCAGATCAGACCGTTCTGGGCGGCGTTGCTCGACTACGACCCGGTCCAGGCGTGGGGCGAGCTCCAGCTCCGCGACGCGACCGGCCGCCGACCGACCATCTGGTTCCAGCCGACCGAGCCCCACGAGGTGCCGCGGCAGCGCTGGCACCTGGACCTGCGCATCCCGCCCGAGGTGGTCCAGACCCGCATCGCCGCCGCGATCGAGGCCGGCGGTGAGCTGGTCGACGACTCGGCCGCGCCGGCGTACTGGGTGCTCGCCGACCCGCAGGGCAACCGCGCATGCCTGACCACCTGGGAGGGCCGCGAGCCGGCCTGA
- a CDS encoding VOC family protein — MTTITSISTAMFTVADQDAAIEFYTHKLGWELRSETSFGEGDQAGRWIEVAPPGSSAVLALNPPMNGEPGGGAIGVETPDAEAERTRLGGVDGVQVGELMGGEGPVPRMFPIHDPDGNWIWVVQTAG; from the coding sequence ATGACCACGATCACGAGCATCAGCACTGCCATGTTCACGGTCGCCGACCAGGATGCCGCGATCGAGTTCTACACCCACAAGCTCGGCTGGGAGCTGCGCTCCGAGACGTCGTTCGGCGAGGGCGACCAGGCCGGTCGCTGGATCGAGGTCGCTCCGCCCGGTTCGAGCGCGGTGCTCGCCCTCAACCCGCCGATGAACGGCGAGCCGGGCGGCGGCGCGATCGGCGTGGAGACACCCGACGCCGAGGCCGAGCGGACCCGACTCGGTGGCGTCGACGGCGTCCAGGTGGGCGAGCTGATGGGCGGTGAGGGCCCGGTGCCGCGGATGTTCCCCATCCACGACCCGGACGGGAACTGGATCTGGGTGGTCCAGACCGCCGGCTGA